The Flavobacterium jumunjinense genome includes a region encoding these proteins:
- a CDS encoding PorT family protein: MKRVICLFSLFLAFSANAQYGNRDSNRIGISGGLTQMSVFSDQFNAKPESGWTGGFSLRGNYYNDWQMAFGMNFTESNFSLAPLFGTKDINYKLSAVQIFLTGSYMIIENHLTFEIGPVLQINGKLAIDKEDESTILKDSPSIINPLLAKDIVDVTKINGNLYAGVTAGIKNLRLHVSYQYGVNNFMNNLNKSDDLKLLNGDKKFKANYGILSGMITVYL, from the coding sequence ATGAAAAGAGTTATTTGTTTGTTTTCATTATTCTTAGCTTTTTCTGCTAATGCTCAATATGGGAACAGAGACAGTAATAGAATAGGAATTTCTGGTGGATTAACACAAATGAGTGTTTTTTCTGATCAGTTTAATGCTAAACCAGAATCTGGTTGGACAGGTGGTTTTTCTTTAAGAGGTAATTATTATAATGATTGGCAAATGGCTTTTGGAATGAATTTTACTGAAAGTAATTTTAGTTTAGCACCTTTATTTGGCACAAAAGATATTAATTATAAATTATCTGCGGTTCAAATATTTTTGACTGGAAGTTATATGATTATTGAAAATCATTTAACTTTTGAAATTGGTCCAGTTCTTCAAATTAATGGTAAACTTGCCATTGATAAAGAGGACGAATCGACTATATTAAAAGATAGTCCTTCAATCATAAATCCATTACTTGCTAAAGATATTGTTGATGTTACTAAGATTAATGGTAACCTTTATGCAGGAGTTACTGCTGGTATTAAAAATTTAAGATTACATGTTTCTTATCAATATGGAGTAAATAATTTTATGAACAATCTAAATAAAAGTGATGATTTAAAACTTTTAAATGGTGATAAGAAGTTTAAGGCCAATTATGGTATTCTAAGTGGAATGATTACTGTTTATCTTTAA
- a CDS encoding SPFH domain-containing protein, whose protein sequence is MSPFVIVLLVLGLFIFLSSFFTVKQQTAAVIERFGKYASTRTSGLQLKVPVVDRIAGKVNLKIQQLDVIIETKTKDNVFVKLKVSVQFKVLQEKVYEAFYKLEYPHDQITSYVFDVVRAEVPKLKLDDVFERKDDIAIAVKRELNEAMSAYGYDIINTLITDIDPDIQVKNAMNRINAADREKTAAEYEAEAGRIRIVAKAKAEAESKRLQGQGIADQRREIARGLVESVDVLNRVGINSQEASALIVVTQHYDTLQAIGADANSNLILLPNSPQAGSEMLNNMVASFTASNQVGEAMKKANSNKRVETGKKDIFGGIEENKNDE, encoded by the coding sequence ATGAGTCCATTTGTAATAGTACTCCTTGTACTAGGATTATTTATTTTCTTAAGTTCTTTTTTTACTGTAAAACAACAAACTGCTGCTGTTATTGAGCGATTTGGAAAATATGCAAGTACACGCACATCGGGTCTACAACTTAAAGTTCCTGTTGTAGATAGAATAGCTGGAAAAGTAAATTTAAAAATTCAACAATTAGATGTTATCATTGAAACTAAAACAAAAGATAACGTATTCGTGAAACTAAAAGTTTCTGTGCAATTTAAAGTATTACAAGAAAAAGTATATGAAGCTTTTTATAAACTAGAATATCCACATGATCAAATTACATCATATGTATTTGATGTTGTTCGTGCAGAAGTTCCAAAATTAAAATTGGATGATGTTTTCGAAAGAAAAGATGATATTGCAATTGCAGTAAAAAGAGAATTGAATGAAGCAATGTCAGCTTATGGATATGACATTATCAATACATTAATTACAGATATCGATCCAGATATTCAAGTAAAAAATGCAATGAATAGAATTAATGCAGCTGATAGAGAAAAGACTGCAGCGGAATATGAAGCTGAAGCTGGAAGAATTAGAATTGTTGCAAAAGCAAAAGCTGAAGCTGAAAGCAAAAGATTACAAGGTCAAGGTATTGCAGACCAACGTAGAGAAATTGCAAGAGGATTAGTAGAATCTGTAGATGTATTGAATAGAGTTGGGATAAATTCACAAGAAGCATCAGCTTTAATTGTAGTAACTCAACATTATGATACATTACAAGCTATTGGTGCAGATGCAAATAGTAATTTAATTTTATTACCAAATTCACCACAAGCAGGAAGTGAAATGTTAAATAATATGGTTGCAAGTTTTACAGCAAGTAACCAAGTTGGTGAAGCAATGAAAAAAGCAAATAGTAATAAAAGAGTTGAAACTGGAAAGAAAGATATTTTCGGTGGAATAGAAGAAAATAAAAACGACGAATAG